The following coding sequences are from one Panicum hallii strain FIL2 chromosome 5, PHallii_v3.1, whole genome shotgun sequence window:
- the LOC112895786 gene encoding bifunctional nuclease-like isoform X1, protein MEIINGAVLPRHAAAAAGALTSDARVSGHLQLLRRVRLRGRACGLQADRDSLPRRFFGPPSPRRHGRSDWGGWPARCSYGSSSDGDGAAAANFDASGEEFVDSSVIEAVELRSVSDGFEIKMRDGKNLRCVQNNPRVLRLRDSAPHHAIVLKVEDGSDLLLPIIVMETPSIMLLAALRNIQIPRPTIYNVVMEMTKRMGYEVRLVRITEMVHDAYYSRLYLAKVGNEEDTISFDLKPSDAINIAFRCKVPIQVNRHIAYNNGLKVVQPKAEESYVGSDDIQITRLDRPDDQPCGEAQEFDLVRNMLIAAVEERYKDAVQRSAFHVAVKEKERSLAGHAS, encoded by the exons ATGGAGATCATCAACGGGGCGGTCctcccgcgccacgccgccgccgcggcgggcgccCTGACCTCTGACGCGAGGGTCAGCGGCCATCTCCAGCTGCTCCGGCGCGTGCGCCTGAGGGGAAGGGCCTGCGGGCTGCAGGCGGACCGCGACAGCTTGCCGCGCAGGTTCTTCGGCCCCCCGTCCCCGCGGCGGCACGGGAGGAGCGACTGGGGCGGCTGGCCGGCTCGCTGCAGCTACGGTTCGTCctccgacggcgacggcgccgcggccgccaaCTTCGACGCCAGCGGAGAGGAGTTCGTCGACTCCAGCGTCATCGAGGCTG TTGAGCTCAGGAGCGTATCAGATGGTTTTGAGATAAAAATGCGCGACGGCAAAAACTTGAGATGTGTTCAGAACAATCCTCGCGTGCTAAGACTGCGGGACTCCGCGCCGCACCATGCTATTGTGCTGAAGGTGGAAGATGGAAGCGACCTTCTGCTCCCCATTATCGTCA TGGAAACACCAAGCATTATGTTGCTGGCTGCGCTTCGGAACATTCAAATT CCAAGACCAACTATTTACAATGTGGTAATGGAGATGACGAAAAGAATGGGATATGAG GTACGTTTGGTGCGGATTACGGAGATGGTCCATGACGCGTATTATTCTCGACTGTACCTTGCTAAG GTTGGGAATGAAGAAGACACCATTAGCTTTGACCTCAAGCCATCAGATGCTATCAACATTGCTTTCCGGTGCAAG GTTCCTATACAAGTTAATAGGCACATTGCATACAACAATGGATTGAAAGTTGTACAACCAAAGGCAGAGGAGAGTTATGTGGGTTCGGACGACATCCAAATCACAAGGCTTGACAG GCCTGATGACCAGCCTTGCGGTGAGGCCCAAGAGTTTGATTTGGTCCGCAACATGCTCATCGCTGCCGTAGAAGAACGCTACAAAGATGCTG TACAGAGATCAGCTTTTCATGTTGCGGTCAAAGAAAAAGAACGCAGTCTAGCAGGGCATGCCTCATGA
- the LOC112895786 gene encoding bifunctional nuclease-like isoform X2, with the protein MEIINGAVLPRHAAAAAGALTSDARVSGHLQLLRRVRLRGRACGLQADRDSLPRRFFGPPSPRRHGRSDWGGWPARCSYGSSSDGDGAAAANFDASGEEFVDSSVIEAVELRSVSDGFEIKMRDGKNLRCVQNNPRVLRLRDSAPHHAIVLKVEDGSDLLLPIIVMETPSIMLLAALRNIQIPRPTIYNVVMEMTKRMGYEVRLVRITEMVHDAYYSRLYLAKVGNEEDTISFDLKPSDAINIAFRCKVPIQVNRHIAYNNGLKVVQPKAEESYVGSDDIQITRLDRPDDQPCGEAQEFDLVRNMLIAAVEERYKDAAQYRDQLFMLRSKKKNAV; encoded by the exons ATGGAGATCATCAACGGGGCGGTCctcccgcgccacgccgccgccgcggcgggcgccCTGACCTCTGACGCGAGGGTCAGCGGCCATCTCCAGCTGCTCCGGCGCGTGCGCCTGAGGGGAAGGGCCTGCGGGCTGCAGGCGGACCGCGACAGCTTGCCGCGCAGGTTCTTCGGCCCCCCGTCCCCGCGGCGGCACGGGAGGAGCGACTGGGGCGGCTGGCCGGCTCGCTGCAGCTACGGTTCGTCctccgacggcgacggcgccgcggccgccaaCTTCGACGCCAGCGGAGAGGAGTTCGTCGACTCCAGCGTCATCGAGGCTG TTGAGCTCAGGAGCGTATCAGATGGTTTTGAGATAAAAATGCGCGACGGCAAAAACTTGAGATGTGTTCAGAACAATCCTCGCGTGCTAAGACTGCGGGACTCCGCGCCGCACCATGCTATTGTGCTGAAGGTGGAAGATGGAAGCGACCTTCTGCTCCCCATTATCGTCA TGGAAACACCAAGCATTATGTTGCTGGCTGCGCTTCGGAACATTCAAATT CCAAGACCAACTATTTACAATGTGGTAATGGAGATGACGAAAAGAATGGGATATGAG GTACGTTTGGTGCGGATTACGGAGATGGTCCATGACGCGTATTATTCTCGACTGTACCTTGCTAAG GTTGGGAATGAAGAAGACACCATTAGCTTTGACCTCAAGCCATCAGATGCTATCAACATTGCTTTCCGGTGCAAG GTTCCTATACAAGTTAATAGGCACATTGCATACAACAATGGATTGAAAGTTGTACAACCAAAGGCAGAGGAGAGTTATGTGGGTTCGGACGACATCCAAATCACAAGGCTTGACAG GCCTGATGACCAGCCTTGCGGTGAGGCCCAAGAGTTTGATTTGGTCCGCAACATGCTCATCGCTGCCGTAGAAGAACGCTACAAAGATGCTG CGCAGTACAGAGATCAGCTTTTCATGTTGCGGTCAAAGAAAAAGAACGCAGTCTAG
- the LOC112895504 gene encoding phosphatidylinositol/phosphatidylcholine transfer protein SFH6-like isoform X1 has product MSGPVDRFATPSCEGHARSDEKRECNSDEENSEGERKVKRGTFKKRAINAGHKFRHSLRRKSRTKSGNHVVSIEDIRDVQELEIVERFRRCLLDEGLLPERHDDYHTMLRFLKARKFNIEKAKHMWSEMLKWRKEFGADNIEEFDYSELHEVVKYYPQFYHGVDKEGRPVYIELIGKVDTNKLVQITTIDRYVKYHVKEFERCLQMRFPACSIAAKKHIDSSTTILDVQGVGLKNFSKDARELIMRLQKINNDNYPETLHQLYIINAGQGFKMLWGTIKSFLDPETASKIHVLGSKYQTKLLEIIDGSELPDFLGGKCRCEEYGGCPKSDKGPWKDPEIIKRVLNGEANYGRRVLAVSSINQKEVGFTEPQDSTDQGKGNDASAESSSEVEDVSSPTASVNESKFPGHASTSDAPPIVEDSIPVVDKVVDTCSDPRNGSMASTSGSFSLRNTPATLGGLKTQIVAWLTVLIVSLLAFLRSVPSIMTKRLTNHGITCDHYSAEFPPQGYTGNGTLTSVLRRLDELEEKVQTFEVKPPQVPFEKEELLNAAVHRVDALEAELISMKKALYEALIRQDELLAYIDQQQTVKFCRKKLCF; this is encoded by the exons ATGTCGGGGCCCGTCGATCGGTTCGCGACGCCGA GCTGTGAAGGTCATGCACGTAGCGATGAGAAGAGAGAGTGCAATTCTGATGAAGAAAACTCAGAAGGAGAAAGGAAGGTCAAAAGGGGCACTTTCAAGAAGAGAGCGATTAACGCAGGGCATAAATTTAGGCATTCCTTAAGAAGGAAGAGTAGAACGAAGAGTGGCAACCATGTAGTCTCCATAGAAGACATAAGAGATGTTCAAGAGTTGGAGATTGTTGAAAGGTTCCGCCGGTGTCTACTTGACGAGGGCCTGTTGCCAGAACGTCACGATGATTATCACACGATGTTGAG GTTCCTGAAAGCAAGGAAATTTAATATCGAGAAAGCAAAGCATATGTGGTCAGAAATGCTTAAATGGAGGAAGGAATTCGGGGCTGACAATATAGAG GAATTTGACTACAGTGAATTACATGAAGTTGTGAAGTACTATCCCCAATTTTATCATGGTGTGGACAAAGAGGGAAGGCCTGTTTACATAGAACTGATTGGAAAAGTTGATACAAACAAACTAGTACAAATCACAACTATTGACCGATATGTAAAATATCATGTCAAGGAGTTTGAGAGATGTCTTCAGATGCGGTTTCCAGCTTGCTCTATTGCTGCGAAAAAGCACATAGACTCGTCCACTACTATCTTGGATGTGCAAGGAGTG GGCCTAAAGAACTTCTCAAAAGATGCAAGGGAGCTAATAATGCGATTGCAGAAGATCAACAATGACAACTATCCAGAG ACCTTACACCAATTGTACATCATAAATGCTGGCCAAGGCTTTAAAATGTTATGGGGTACAATTAAATCATTTCTTGATCCAGAAACTGCTTCAAAAATACAT GTCCTTGGAAGCAAGTATCAAACTAAATTACTTGAAATAATTGATGGCAG TGAACTTCCAGATTTTCTTGGTGGCAAGTGCAGGTGTGAAGAATACGGTGGTTGTCCGAAATCAGATAAAGGCCCTTGGAAGGACCCTGAAATTATCAAG AGGGTCCTCAATGGTGAAGCAAATTATGGTCGGCGAGTTCTTGCTGTATCAAGCATCAATCAGAAGGAAGTTGGGTTTACTGAGCCTCAAGACTCAACT GATCAGGGAAAAGGTAACGATGCCTCTGCTGAATCTAGTTCTGAGGTGGAAGACGTTTCTTCTCCTACTGCTTCAGTGAATGAG TCAAAATTTCCAGGACATGCTTCCACATCTGATGCTCCTCCCATTGTAGAGGATAGCATCCCTGTTGTTGACAAGGTTGTGGATACATGCTCTGATCCAAGAAACGGCTCAATGGCTTCCACCTCAG GTTCTTTCTCCTTGAGAAATACACCTGCAACACTGGGAGGACTTAAAACTCAAATTGTTGCGTGGTTGACAGTCTTAATCGTGAGCCTTTTGGCATTCCTTCGTTCTGTCCCGAGCATAATGACTAAAAGGCTCACAAATCATGGCATTACCTGTGATCACTATAGTGCCGAGTTCCCTCCTCAAGGATATACTGGAAATGGTACCCTTACATCTGTGTTGAGACGGCTTGATGAACTGGAGGAGAAGGTACAGACATTTGAAGTAAAGCCACCTCAAGTGCCATTCGAAAAGGAGGAATTGCTAAATGCAGCCGTCCACCGTGTTGATGCGTTAGAAGCTGAGCTAATTTCTATGAAGAAG GCCCTGTATGAGGCGTTGATTCGGCAGGATGAGCTGCTTGCCTATATTGACCAGCAACAGACAGTCAAGTTTTGT AGAAAGAAGTTATGCTTCTAA
- the LOC112895504 gene encoding phosphatidylinositol/phosphatidylcholine transfer protein SFH6-like isoform X3 — protein MSGPVDRFATPSCEGHARSDEKRECNSDEENSEGERKVKRGTFKKRAINAGHKFRHSLRRKSRTKSGNHVVSIEDIRDVQELEIVERFRRCLLDEGLLPERHDDYHTMLRFLKARKFNIEKAKHMWSEMLKWRKEFGADNIEEFDYSELHEVVKYYPQFYHGVDKEGRPVYIELIGKVDTNKLVQITTIDRYVKYHVKEFERCLQMRFPACSIAAKKHIDSSTTILDVQGVGLKNFSKDARELIMRLQKINNDNYPETLHQLYIINAGQGFKMLWGTIKSFLDPETASKIHVLGSKYQTKLLEIIDGRCEEYGGCPKSDKGPWKDPEIIKRVLNGEANYGRRVLAVSSINQKEVGFTEPQDSTDQGKGNDASAESSSEVEDVSSPTASVNESKFPGHASTSDAPPIVEDSIPVVDKVVDTCSDPRNGSMASTSGSFSLRNTPATLGGLKTQIVAWLTVLIVSLLAFLRSVPSIMTKRLTNHGITCDHYSAEFPPQGYTGNGTLTSVLRRLDELEEKVQTFEVKPPQVPFEKEELLNAAVHRVDALEAELISMKKALYEALIRQDELLAYIDQQQTVKFCRKKLCF, from the exons ATGTCGGGGCCCGTCGATCGGTTCGCGACGCCGA GCTGTGAAGGTCATGCACGTAGCGATGAGAAGAGAGAGTGCAATTCTGATGAAGAAAACTCAGAAGGAGAAAGGAAGGTCAAAAGGGGCACTTTCAAGAAGAGAGCGATTAACGCAGGGCATAAATTTAGGCATTCCTTAAGAAGGAAGAGTAGAACGAAGAGTGGCAACCATGTAGTCTCCATAGAAGACATAAGAGATGTTCAAGAGTTGGAGATTGTTGAAAGGTTCCGCCGGTGTCTACTTGACGAGGGCCTGTTGCCAGAACGTCACGATGATTATCACACGATGTTGAG GTTCCTGAAAGCAAGGAAATTTAATATCGAGAAAGCAAAGCATATGTGGTCAGAAATGCTTAAATGGAGGAAGGAATTCGGGGCTGACAATATAGAG GAATTTGACTACAGTGAATTACATGAAGTTGTGAAGTACTATCCCCAATTTTATCATGGTGTGGACAAAGAGGGAAGGCCTGTTTACATAGAACTGATTGGAAAAGTTGATACAAACAAACTAGTACAAATCACAACTATTGACCGATATGTAAAATATCATGTCAAGGAGTTTGAGAGATGTCTTCAGATGCGGTTTCCAGCTTGCTCTATTGCTGCGAAAAAGCACATAGACTCGTCCACTACTATCTTGGATGTGCAAGGAGTG GGCCTAAAGAACTTCTCAAAAGATGCAAGGGAGCTAATAATGCGATTGCAGAAGATCAACAATGACAACTATCCAGAG ACCTTACACCAATTGTACATCATAAATGCTGGCCAAGGCTTTAAAATGTTATGGGGTACAATTAAATCATTTCTTGATCCAGAAACTGCTTCAAAAATACAT GTCCTTGGAAGCAAGTATCAAACTAAATTACTTGAAATAATTGATGGCAG GTGTGAAGAATACGGTGGTTGTCCGAAATCAGATAAAGGCCCTTGGAAGGACCCTGAAATTATCAAG AGGGTCCTCAATGGTGAAGCAAATTATGGTCGGCGAGTTCTTGCTGTATCAAGCATCAATCAGAAGGAAGTTGGGTTTACTGAGCCTCAAGACTCAACT GATCAGGGAAAAGGTAACGATGCCTCTGCTGAATCTAGTTCTGAGGTGGAAGACGTTTCTTCTCCTACTGCTTCAGTGAATGAG TCAAAATTTCCAGGACATGCTTCCACATCTGATGCTCCTCCCATTGTAGAGGATAGCATCCCTGTTGTTGACAAGGTTGTGGATACATGCTCTGATCCAAGAAACGGCTCAATGGCTTCCACCTCAG GTTCTTTCTCCTTGAGAAATACACCTGCAACACTGGGAGGACTTAAAACTCAAATTGTTGCGTGGTTGACAGTCTTAATCGTGAGCCTTTTGGCATTCCTTCGTTCTGTCCCGAGCATAATGACTAAAAGGCTCACAAATCATGGCATTACCTGTGATCACTATAGTGCCGAGTTCCCTCCTCAAGGATATACTGGAAATGGTACCCTTACATCTGTGTTGAGACGGCTTGATGAACTGGAGGAGAAGGTACAGACATTTGAAGTAAAGCCACCTCAAGTGCCATTCGAAAAGGAGGAATTGCTAAATGCAGCCGTCCACCGTGTTGATGCGTTAGAAGCTGAGCTAATTTCTATGAAGAAG GCCCTGTATGAGGCGTTGATTCGGCAGGATGAGCTGCTTGCCTATATTGACCAGCAACAGACAGTCAAGTTTTGT AGAAAGAAGTTATGCTTCTAA
- the LOC112895504 gene encoding phosphatidylinositol/phosphatidylcholine transfer protein SFH6-like isoform X2, whose amino-acid sequence MSGPVDRFATPSCEGHARSDEKRECNSDEENSEGERKVKRGTFKKRAINAGHKFRHSLRRKSRTKSGNHVVSIEDIRDVQELEIVERFRRCLLDEGLLPERHDDYHTMLRFLKARKFNIEKAKHMWSEMLKWRKEFGADNIEEFDYSELHEVVKYYPQFYHGVDKEGRPVYIELIGKVDTNKLVQITTIDRYVKYHVKEFERCLQMRFPACSIAAKKHIDSSTTILDVQGVGLKNFSKDARELIMRLQKINNDNYPETLHQLYIINAGQGFKMLWGTIKSFLDPETASKIHVLGSKYQTKLLEIIDGSELPDFLGGKCRCEEYGGCPKSDKGPWKDPEIIKRVLNGEANYGRRVLAVSSINQKEVGFTEPQDSTGKGNDASAESSSEVEDVSSPTASVNESKFPGHASTSDAPPIVEDSIPVVDKVVDTCSDPRNGSMASTSGSFSLRNTPATLGGLKTQIVAWLTVLIVSLLAFLRSVPSIMTKRLTNHGITCDHYSAEFPPQGYTGNGTLTSVLRRLDELEEKVQTFEVKPPQVPFEKEELLNAAVHRVDALEAELISMKKALYEALIRQDELLAYIDQQQTVKFCRKKLCF is encoded by the exons ATGTCGGGGCCCGTCGATCGGTTCGCGACGCCGA GCTGTGAAGGTCATGCACGTAGCGATGAGAAGAGAGAGTGCAATTCTGATGAAGAAAACTCAGAAGGAGAAAGGAAGGTCAAAAGGGGCACTTTCAAGAAGAGAGCGATTAACGCAGGGCATAAATTTAGGCATTCCTTAAGAAGGAAGAGTAGAACGAAGAGTGGCAACCATGTAGTCTCCATAGAAGACATAAGAGATGTTCAAGAGTTGGAGATTGTTGAAAGGTTCCGCCGGTGTCTACTTGACGAGGGCCTGTTGCCAGAACGTCACGATGATTATCACACGATGTTGAG GTTCCTGAAAGCAAGGAAATTTAATATCGAGAAAGCAAAGCATATGTGGTCAGAAATGCTTAAATGGAGGAAGGAATTCGGGGCTGACAATATAGAG GAATTTGACTACAGTGAATTACATGAAGTTGTGAAGTACTATCCCCAATTTTATCATGGTGTGGACAAAGAGGGAAGGCCTGTTTACATAGAACTGATTGGAAAAGTTGATACAAACAAACTAGTACAAATCACAACTATTGACCGATATGTAAAATATCATGTCAAGGAGTTTGAGAGATGTCTTCAGATGCGGTTTCCAGCTTGCTCTATTGCTGCGAAAAAGCACATAGACTCGTCCACTACTATCTTGGATGTGCAAGGAGTG GGCCTAAAGAACTTCTCAAAAGATGCAAGGGAGCTAATAATGCGATTGCAGAAGATCAACAATGACAACTATCCAGAG ACCTTACACCAATTGTACATCATAAATGCTGGCCAAGGCTTTAAAATGTTATGGGGTACAATTAAATCATTTCTTGATCCAGAAACTGCTTCAAAAATACAT GTCCTTGGAAGCAAGTATCAAACTAAATTACTTGAAATAATTGATGGCAG TGAACTTCCAGATTTTCTTGGTGGCAAGTGCAGGTGTGAAGAATACGGTGGTTGTCCGAAATCAGATAAAGGCCCTTGGAAGGACCCTGAAATTATCAAG AGGGTCCTCAATGGTGAAGCAAATTATGGTCGGCGAGTTCTTGCTGTATCAAGCATCAATCAGAAGGAAGTTGGGTTTACTGAGCCTCAAGACTCAACT GGAAAAGGTAACGATGCCTCTGCTGAATCTAGTTCTGAGGTGGAAGACGTTTCTTCTCCTACTGCTTCAGTGAATGAG TCAAAATTTCCAGGACATGCTTCCACATCTGATGCTCCTCCCATTGTAGAGGATAGCATCCCTGTTGTTGACAAGGTTGTGGATACATGCTCTGATCCAAGAAACGGCTCAATGGCTTCCACCTCAG GTTCTTTCTCCTTGAGAAATACACCTGCAACACTGGGAGGACTTAAAACTCAAATTGTTGCGTGGTTGACAGTCTTAATCGTGAGCCTTTTGGCATTCCTTCGTTCTGTCCCGAGCATAATGACTAAAAGGCTCACAAATCATGGCATTACCTGTGATCACTATAGTGCCGAGTTCCCTCCTCAAGGATATACTGGAAATGGTACCCTTACATCTGTGTTGAGACGGCTTGATGAACTGGAGGAGAAGGTACAGACATTTGAAGTAAAGCCACCTCAAGTGCCATTCGAAAAGGAGGAATTGCTAAATGCAGCCGTCCACCGTGTTGATGCGTTAGAAGCTGAGCTAATTTCTATGAAGAAG GCCCTGTATGAGGCGTTGATTCGGCAGGATGAGCTGCTTGCCTATATTGACCAGCAACAGACAGTCAAGTTTTGT AGAAAGAAGTTATGCTTCTAA
- the LOC112895504 gene encoding phosphatidylinositol/phosphatidylcholine transfer protein SFH6-like isoform X4: MLRFLKARKFNIEKAKHMWSEMLKWRKEFGADNIEEFDYSELHEVVKYYPQFYHGVDKEGRPVYIELIGKVDTNKLVQITTIDRYVKYHVKEFERCLQMRFPACSIAAKKHIDSSTTILDVQGVGLKNFSKDARELIMRLQKINNDNYPETLHQLYIINAGQGFKMLWGTIKSFLDPETASKIHVLGSKYQTKLLEIIDGSELPDFLGGKCRCEEYGGCPKSDKGPWKDPEIIKRVLNGEANYGRRVLAVSSINQKEVGFTEPQDSTDQGKGNDASAESSSEVEDVSSPTASVNESKFPGHASTSDAPPIVEDSIPVVDKVVDTCSDPRNGSMASTSGSFSLRNTPATLGGLKTQIVAWLTVLIVSLLAFLRSVPSIMTKRLTNHGITCDHYSAEFPPQGYTGNGTLTSVLRRLDELEEKVQTFEVKPPQVPFEKEELLNAAVHRVDALEAELISMKKALYEALIRQDELLAYIDQQQTVKFCRKKLCF; encoded by the exons ATGTTGAG GTTCCTGAAAGCAAGGAAATTTAATATCGAGAAAGCAAAGCATATGTGGTCAGAAATGCTTAAATGGAGGAAGGAATTCGGGGCTGACAATATAGAG GAATTTGACTACAGTGAATTACATGAAGTTGTGAAGTACTATCCCCAATTTTATCATGGTGTGGACAAAGAGGGAAGGCCTGTTTACATAGAACTGATTGGAAAAGTTGATACAAACAAACTAGTACAAATCACAACTATTGACCGATATGTAAAATATCATGTCAAGGAGTTTGAGAGATGTCTTCAGATGCGGTTTCCAGCTTGCTCTATTGCTGCGAAAAAGCACATAGACTCGTCCACTACTATCTTGGATGTGCAAGGAGTG GGCCTAAAGAACTTCTCAAAAGATGCAAGGGAGCTAATAATGCGATTGCAGAAGATCAACAATGACAACTATCCAGAG ACCTTACACCAATTGTACATCATAAATGCTGGCCAAGGCTTTAAAATGTTATGGGGTACAATTAAATCATTTCTTGATCCAGAAACTGCTTCAAAAATACAT GTCCTTGGAAGCAAGTATCAAACTAAATTACTTGAAATAATTGATGGCAG TGAACTTCCAGATTTTCTTGGTGGCAAGTGCAGGTGTGAAGAATACGGTGGTTGTCCGAAATCAGATAAAGGCCCTTGGAAGGACCCTGAAATTATCAAG AGGGTCCTCAATGGTGAAGCAAATTATGGTCGGCGAGTTCTTGCTGTATCAAGCATCAATCAGAAGGAAGTTGGGTTTACTGAGCCTCAAGACTCAACT GATCAGGGAAAAGGTAACGATGCCTCTGCTGAATCTAGTTCTGAGGTGGAAGACGTTTCTTCTCCTACTGCTTCAGTGAATGAG TCAAAATTTCCAGGACATGCTTCCACATCTGATGCTCCTCCCATTGTAGAGGATAGCATCCCTGTTGTTGACAAGGTTGTGGATACATGCTCTGATCCAAGAAACGGCTCAATGGCTTCCACCTCAG GTTCTTTCTCCTTGAGAAATACACCTGCAACACTGGGAGGACTTAAAACTCAAATTGTTGCGTGGTTGACAGTCTTAATCGTGAGCCTTTTGGCATTCCTTCGTTCTGTCCCGAGCATAATGACTAAAAGGCTCACAAATCATGGCATTACCTGTGATCACTATAGTGCCGAGTTCCCTCCTCAAGGATATACTGGAAATGGTACCCTTACATCTGTGTTGAGACGGCTTGATGAACTGGAGGAGAAGGTACAGACATTTGAAGTAAAGCCACCTCAAGTGCCATTCGAAAAGGAGGAATTGCTAAATGCAGCCGTCCACCGTGTTGATGCGTTAGAAGCTGAGCTAATTTCTATGAAGAAG GCCCTGTATGAGGCGTTGATTCGGCAGGATGAGCTGCTTGCCTATATTGACCAGCAACAGACAGTCAAGTTTTGT AGAAAGAAGTTATGCTTCTAA